GGGCGCGGATGGCGATGATTTCGACGTCCTCGGGCGGGATCGGCGTCGGCCGGGCGTGCAGCGGCATGGCGTCAGGCGGCCGCCGCCACCAGCGCCCGGGTGTAGCCGTGCGAGGGGCGGTCCAGCACGGCATCGACCGGTCCGGATTCCAGCACCTGGCCGTCCTTCATCACCAGCACCTCGTGCGCCATGGCGCGGATCACGTCCACGTCGTGGGTGATCAGCAGGTAGGCCAGTCCCTTCTCGCGCTGCAGGCGCTGCAGCAGGCCCAGCACCTGCTTCTGGATGGTGACGTCCAGCGCGCTGGTCGGCTCGTCCAGCACCAGCAGCTGCGGGCCGACGATCAGGGCCCGGGCGATGGCCAGGCGCTGGCGCTGGCCGCCGGAAAACTCGTGCGGGTAGCGGTCCAGCAGGCCGGGGAACTGGTCCTCCGTCAGCCCGACCTCGGCCAGCCCGGCCAGCACGCGCTCGCGGCGGGCCGGGCGCGGCAGCTGCGGCTCGTGCACCAGCAGGCCCTCGCCGACGATCTCCTCCACCGTCATGCGCGGCGAGAGCGAGGAGAACGGATCCTGGAACACGACCTGGACCTGGCGCCGGACCGGCCGGTCGGCGCGGGCTTCGCGCCGCCACTGGCGGCCGACCACGTCGAGCCCGCCGCGATGGGGGATCAGGCCCAGGGCCGCCAGCGCCAGGGTGGACTTGCCGGAGCCCGATTCGCCGACCACGCCGAGCGTGCGCTGGGCCGGAATGGCGAAGTCCGCGCCCTGGACCGCAATGAACTCGCCGCGCCGGAACCAGCCGCGCACGCCGGGGATCGGCACCGGGTAGGCCACCTGCAGGCCGCGTGCCTGCATCACCGGCGGCTCCGGCGGGCCGCCCTCCTCCACGTTGCGCACGGGGCGGCTGTCGATCAGCTTGCGGGTGTAGGCGTGTTCCGGGTGCTGGAAGACTGTTTCGACGGTGCCGGCTTCGACCAGGTGGCCGTTCTCCATCACCGCCACCCGGTCGGCGAACTTGCGCACCAGGTTCAGGTCGTGCGTGATCAGCAGCACCGCCATGCCGGCCTGCCGCTGCAGGTCGTCCAGCAGGCCCAGGATCTGCGCGCGCAGGGTGACGTCGAGTGCGGTGGTGGGCTCGTCGGCCAGCAGCAGGCGCGGCCGGCTGGCCAGCGCCATGGCGATCATGGCGCGCTGGCGCTGCCCGCCCGACAGCTGGTGCGGGAAGCTGTGCGCGCGCCGCGCCGGCTCGGGGATGCCGGTGGCCGCCAGCGCCTCGACGGCGGCGTCCCAGGCCTGGCGGCGGCCGAGCGCCTGCTTGAGCTCCAGCACCTCCGCCACCTGGTCGCCCACGGTGAACAGCGGATTCAGGGCCGTCATCGGCTCCTGGAAGATCATGGCGATGTCGTCGCCGCGGATGCCCAGCAGCTCGCGCTCGGGCAGTTGCAGCAGGTCGACGGTGCGGCCTTCCGCCCGGACGTTGGCGAGGCGGGCCGAGCCGGTGACGCTGGCGTTCTGCACCAGGCCCAGCAGCGCCAGCGCCGTCACGGTCTTGCCCGAGCCGGATTCGCCCACCAGCGCCAGCTTCTCGCCTTCGCCGATGCGGAAATCGACGCCATGCACGACTTCCTTGGCGCCGAAGGCGACGCGCAGGTTGCGGACGTCGAGGAGGTCGCGGCTCACGCCCCCGCCTTCCGCGGATCCAGCGCGTCGCGCAGCGCGTCGCCCATGAACGTGAGCAGCAGCAAAGTCACGGTCAGCACGGCAAAAGTCGAAATCGAGATCCACCAGGCGTCCAGGTTGGCCTTGCCCTGGTTCAGCAGTTCGCCCAGCGACGGCGTCCCCGGCGGCACCCCCAGCCCGAGGAAGTCCAGCGATGTGAGCGCAAGGATCGCCGCGCTCATGCGGAACGGCAGGAAGGTCACCACCGGCACCATGCTGTTGGGCAGGATGTGCTTCCACATCAGGCGGCCGTTGCCCACCCCCAGCGCCCGCGCGGCGCGCACGTAGTCCATCTGCCGGTTGCGCAGGAACTCGGCCCGCACGTAGTCGGACAGCCCCATCCAGCCGAACAGCGACAGCAGGACCAGCAGCAGGGCCACGCTGGGGGCGAAGATCGCCGAGAAGATGATCAGCAGGTACAGCTCGGGCATCGCGCCCCAGATCTCGATGAAGCGCTGGAACGCCAGGTCGGTCTTGCCGCCGAAGAAGCCCTGCACCGCGCCGGTGAGCACGCCCACCACCACGCCGATGGCGGTGAGCGCCAGCCCGAACAGCACGCTGACGCGAAAGCCGTAGATCAGCTGGGCCAGCAGGTCGCGCCCGCGGTCGTCGGTGCCGAAGAAGTTCTCGCCCGAGGGCGCGGCCGGGTTGGGGTTGCTGGCGAAGTAGTTCAGCGTCCTGGGGCCGTAGGGGTTGGGCGGGTAGATCGCCCAGTTCCCGCCGGAGGTGACCTGCTGGCGGACGAACGGATCGAGGTAGTCGGCCGGCGTGTGGAAGTCGCCGCCGAACGCGGTCTCCGGGTAGTCGCGCAGCACCGGCACATAGAAGCTGCCCTCGTAGCGCACCAGCAGCGGCTTGTCGTTGGACAGCACCTCGGCAAACAGGCTCAGCACCACCAGCACCGAGAAGACCAGCAGGCTGACGAAGCCCAGGCGGTTGCGGCGGAAGCGCTGCCAGGCGCGGCGGCTGGGTGAAACGGAAACCGGCGCCGCCACCCGCGCGGGCGTCGCGGCGGCACTTCCAGTGCCACCGGGGATCCGGCTGCGCCGGTCCCCTGGTGGCGCCCCCCCGGGGGGGAGGCGGCCGGCGGCCGCTTCGGGGGGGTTAATCGAATTTGACACGAGGGTCTACCAGCACGTAGGAAAGATCGCTGATCAATTTCGTGAACAGCCCGATCAGCGTGAACAGGTACAGCGTGCCCAGCACCACCGGGTAGTCGCGCCGGATCACGCTTTCGTACGACAGCAGGCCCAGCCCGTCGAGCGAGAACAGCGTCTCGATCAGCAGCGAGCCGGTGAAGAACGCGCCGATGAAGGCCGAGGGGAAGCCGGTGATGATCGGGATCAGCGCGTTGCGGAACACGTGCTTCCACAGCACCCGCCGCTCGTCCAGCCCCTTGGCGCGGGCCGTCAGCACGTACTGCTTGCGGATCTCCTCCAGGAACGAGTTCTTGGTCAGCATGGCGGTGACGGCGAAGCTGCCGAACACCATGGCCGTGACCGGCAGCGCGATGTGCCACAGGTAATCGACGACCTTGCCGGCCAGGCTGAGCTGCTCCCAATTGGCCGAGGTCAATCCGCGCAGCGGAAACCACTGCAACTGCCCGCCGAACACCACCAGCAGCGCCACGCCCAGCACGAACCCCGGAATCGCATAGCCCACCAGCACGACCAGCGTGGTGACGAAGTCGAAGCGCGTGCCGGCGCGCACCGCCTTGGCCACGCCCAGCGGCACGGCTATGAGGTAACTGAGGAAGAAGGTCCACAGCCCCAGGCTGATCGACACCGGCAGCTTCTCCTTGACCAGCTGCCAGACGTCCTTGTGCTGGTAGAAGCTGCGGCCCAGGTCGAACCGGGCGAACTGCCCCAGCATCTGGAAGAAGCGCTCGTGCGCCGGCTTGTCGAAGCCGTACAGCTTCTTGATCTCCTCGATGCGCTGCGGATCGATGCCCTGCCGGCCGCGGTAGCCGGCCCCGCTGGCGGCAGCCCGCTCGCCGCCCGAATCGCGGCCCTGCAGCTGGGCGACCATCTGCTCCACCGGCCCACCCGGGACGAACTGCACGATGGCGAACGTCACCAGCAGCACCCCCAGCAGGGTGGGAATCATCAGCAGCAGGCGCTTGAGGATGTAGGCCGTCATGGCGACCCGCGATTGTCCGGCGAGGCCCACCAGGTGGCCAGTGCCCAGGTGTCGGCCTCGTAGTACGGCGGGACCACCGGCGGCAGCACGAAGCGCTGCGCCCGGTAGCCGATGAAGAAGGCGCCGCTGTAGTACTGCGGGATCGAGTAGTGGCCGTGCGACAGCACCCGGTCGAGCGCGCGCATCGCCGCACTCAGCTCGGGCCGGGTGGTGGCCTGCACCACCTTCTGCAGCAGCGCGTCG
The sequence above is a segment of the Ramlibacter tataouinensis genome. Coding sequences within it:
- a CDS encoding ABC transporter permease — encoded protein: MAAPVSVSPSRRAWQRFRRNRLGFVSLLVFSVLVVLSLFAEVLSNDKPLLVRYEGSFYVPVLRDYPETAFGGDFHTPADYLDPFVRQQVTSGGNWAIYPPNPYGPRTLNYFASNPNPAAPSGENFFGTDDRGRDLLAQLIYGFRVSVLFGLALTAIGVVVGVLTGAVQGFFGGKTDLAFQRFIEIWGAMPELYLLIIFSAIFAPSVALLLVLLSLFGWMGLSDYVRAEFLRNRQMDYVRAARALGVGNGRLMWKHILPNSMVPVVTFLPFRMSAAILALTSLDFLGLGVPPGTPSLGELLNQGKANLDAWWISISTFAVLTVTLLLLTFMGDALRDALDPRKAGA
- a CDS encoding ABC transporter ATP-binding protein, which gives rise to MSRDLLDVRNLRVAFGAKEVVHGVDFRIGEGEKLALVGESGSGKTVTALALLGLVQNASVTGSARLANVRAEGRTVDLLQLPERELLGIRGDDIAMIFQEPMTALNPLFTVGDQVAEVLELKQALGRRQAWDAAVEALAATGIPEPARRAHSFPHQLSGGQRQRAMIAMALASRPRLLLADEPTTALDVTLRAQILGLLDDLQRQAGMAVLLITHDLNLVRKFADRVAVMENGHLVEAGTVETVFQHPEHAYTRKLIDSRPVRNVEEGGPPEPPVMQARGLQVAYPVPIPGVRGWFRRGEFIAVQGADFAIPAQRTLGVVGESGSGKSTLALAALGLIPHRGGLDVVGRQWRREARADRPVRRQVQVVFQDPFSSLSPRMTVEEIVGEGLLVHEPQLPRPARRERVLAGLAEVGLTEDQFPGLLDRYPHEFSGGQRQRLAIARALIVGPQLLVLDEPTSALDVTIQKQVLGLLQRLQREKGLAYLLITHDVDVIRAMAHEVLVMKDGQVLESGPVDAVLDRPSHGYTRALVAAAA
- a CDS encoding microcin C ABC transporter permease YejB encodes the protein MTAYILKRLLLMIPTLLGVLLVTFAIVQFVPGGPVEQMVAQLQGRDSGGERAAASGAGYRGRQGIDPQRIEEIKKLYGFDKPAHERFFQMLGQFARFDLGRSFYQHKDVWQLVKEKLPVSISLGLWTFFLSYLIAVPLGVAKAVRAGTRFDFVTTLVVLVGYAIPGFVLGVALLVVFGGQLQWFPLRGLTSANWEQLSLAGKVVDYLWHIALPVTAMVFGSFAVTAMLTKNSFLEEIRKQYVLTARAKGLDERRVLWKHVFRNALIPIITGFPSAFIGAFFTGSLLIETLFSLDGLGLLSYESVIRRDYPVVLGTLYLFTLIGLFTKLISDLSYVLVDPRVKFD